From Arachis hypogaea cultivar Tifrunner chromosome 3, arahy.Tifrunner.gnm2.J5K5, whole genome shotgun sequence:
CATTCAAAATATAAAGAtttatgtggtagggtgttacaaatttcACTAGGGGATTGCATGTGTTATATATAATACAGGTAGAAGGTACTGGATAAATCAGCAGTTCTTTTATAACAGCTTCGTATAGTTGAGGACATGCAGCATGGCTGGCTAATCACATTTACTATGGTAGTATTACGAAATTAGGTTATCGATCttcaattattattaaatttacttACTACTAATTAATCACCAGTTCACCAAAGCTAAGCCGAAGCGGTCTTAAGCCTGCAGCGTCAGTTtgaaacaataataaataatataataataatatatacaatcTGCTAATCCCCTATGCTAATTTTTGTTGTAGTATTATTAAGAGaatttagcatttttattttctctagcATTTtaccattttactttctcttgttgCTCTATCTTATTGCGTAGAGttctttgtttaaaaaaaaaaagagaatttagCCTCTGAATAGTTGCTGGGTCTTCGTGAgccaattattatttattaacagTAGCTATTTTACAGATGGTCCACTTAACTCAACACACATCTTAATTTGTAAAgagaaatattatattatttgtcaTCAGTATCATTAAGATTAAGTAAAatgatttagatatagtatatatggAGACAAAAACGATCTAGTAATTTACAAGCtaataaagaagaaaaatggatAGCCGATTTTATGATTATCTCTCTGATTGTGTAAGGATTAGGTCAATTAAGACGAGAAACACCCCAaagtcaagttgaggtccaagCCTCCGTCACACGCTTCTGCAGCCTCCACCGTGTCCGTCTCGGTTTCCACGGAGCAGCTATCACCGTTACCGTTAACTAAACTTCTATGGTCACTCAGTCCGGAAGCCCAGTCGTCGTCGCTGACGTCAGCAATCTCCTTCCCTCTCTTCCCTTTTCCTCCTCCGTTCCGTTTGAAACCCTTAGTGCTCTCCTTCACCTTGTGCAACCCACTCTTCATTCCCTTATTCGCCACGTGTCTTATATCGCACGCCTTCAGCATCGAAGAACCCGCAGACTCGCACCACAACGACACCTTCCCGACTGGGGCCCCACTCAAAACGGCCTCCACGGCCGCCTCGCAAAGGTCCCACCGCCCCGACGACAGCAACCCCGTGCACCCAAGAATGGGCTCCACGATCCTCCCGCACGCTTCGTGGAGCAGCGACTTAAACGCCGCTGGTCGTAGATGCggtgcggccgcatggatgaggTTGATGAGGCCGGCTCGGCCGTAGAATTTGGCCAGGAAGAGGGTGGCGTTGGCCTGCGACTGCGGCGACTTTATCCACTGAAGGCATGGCCTGATCGGGCATTCCCCGCTGCATCCCTTTCGCAGCACTCGGCAACCGTTGCAGCTTAATCTCATGGTCGATTATTTTGCCTCTTATGTGTTCGATAATTTAGTATATAGTAGTGAACTTAAAGCGGTGTTGGTACGATATATTTTCGAGTGCATTGTATGAAGGGGCTTTTATAGAGCGGGGCCAGGTGATGTGCAAAAGTGGTAAAGaatttagagagagaaagaaaggaaaacaGCGCCAAGAGCAGAGCGCAGTTGTTTCCAACAAAACGGGCAGTTTTGCTACTCTGGTATTTCTCGGCGTGTTTCTTGGAGATACCTACACTACTCTATACCAGGGTCTTTctgtttattataaaaataatcgttTTTCAATAAAGCTTTCTTTCTGGTTTTTCATTTTCCATGAATATTAGTGGTATATTGTCCGCGGTTTTGTTTTAGTGCTGACGCCAATTTTTTGATTGCCAGCTCGCGGATAAGCATGGACCTTACTACTATAAAACTAAATGACAAACAAATTATGGACGTGAATAATATAACTGGCTGTAGCGCTCAATTTCAATATAGCTTCATTTCAAGCTTTTAAGGTATTTAATGTGTACTCCAACACGATAAACCTTTTCGTTTAATCAATTAAGTACTGTATTGTATTATTTCACATTAAAAAAGTAATGAATAATGTATAGGAGTTActagtaattaactaattaaggaGAGAAGCATACGGTGTCAAGACTCAACAGTATTTTTGCATTTGCATATAATCTCTCTCTAAAGGCGGCTGACATGTTTATAACAGACGACAAATCTTAGTACTTTTAAGATATGTAGTTTAAAAGGTTAAAGAAactcattttttttgttagaatAATACTACATATTCTaaatcttttaataatataacaaaattCGTTAAAGACTGTCTTAAGAgtattgattaaaaaataaaaaaattagtgtattaaatatataaaatttaaaaaaataatatttattttatattttataataaaagtgattttaataagatttttaacatatttttaagATATTCATTAATTAGATTCTAATATTAATTCTTTTATGAacgtatataaataaaaattatttaactattatcaattaataattttacataaaaaaacaaTTTACGTGaatattcattatatatatatatatatatatatata
This genomic window contains:
- the LOC112790286 gene encoding LOB domain-containing protein 40, which encodes MRLSCNGCRVLRKGCSGECPIRPCLQWIKSPQSQANATLFLAKFYGRAGLINLIHAAAPHLRPAAFKSLLHEACGRIVEPILGCTGLLSSGRWDLCEAAVEAVLSGAPVGKVSLWCESAGSSMLKACDIRHVANKGMKSGLHKVKESTKGFKRNGGGKGKRGKEIADVSDDDWASGLSDHRSLVNGNGDSCSVETETDTVEAAEACDGGLDLNLTLGCFSS